Within Pelistega ratti, the genomic segment ACACTTTGCCTGGTTGAATTTCAGCGACCCAGTATTCTGGATTACCCTTACCGTTACCCATACGAACCTCAGCAGGTTTTTGTGAAATAGGTTTGTCAGGGAAAATACGAATCCAAATACGGCCACCACGTTTAATATGGCGAGTCATGGCACGACGAGCCGCCTCAATTTGACGAGCTGTTAAACGACCACGACCAGTTGCTTTTAAACCGAAATCGCCAAAGTTGACGTTGGTACCGCGAGTAGCTAGACCAGTATTACGGCCTTTCTGCTCTTTACGGTATTTTCTACGTGCTGGTGATAACATATTTATTCTCCTTCTGCCGCAGGTGTTGCCTCAGCAGCTGGAGCTGCTTTACGAGCACGACGAGGACGGCGTTGTTCTGTACGTTCGCCACGAGGACGACGAGAACGGCGTTCTTCTTCACGAGGAGCTTCAGCAGGTGCTTCACCGTTTGGTAATAAATCACCTTTGTAAACCCATACTTTGATACCAATGATACCGTAAGTAGTTTGCGCTTCAGAAGTAGCATAATCGATAATCGCACGTAATGTATGTAGAGGTACACGACCTTCACGATACCATTCAGTACGAGCAATCTCAATACCGTTCAAACGACCAGATGCAGCCACTTTGATACCTTGTGCACCTAAACGCATTGCATTTTGCATCGCACGCTTCATCGCACGACGGAACATAATACGTTTTTCAAGCTGTTGAGCGATAGAGTCAGCGATTAATTGCGCATCTAACTCTGGTTTACGGATTTCTTCGATATTCACATGAACTGGCACACCCATTAGGCGTTGCAAGTCTGATTTTAGTGAATCAATATCGTCACCGCCTTTACCAATGATAACGCCTGGACGAGCTGAGAACACAGTAATACGTGCATTTTTAGCTGGACGCTCGATTAATACACGACCCACTGAAGCGGCTTTAAGTTTGCGCTTCAAGTACTCGCGTACACGAATGTCTTCTGCTAACATTGTGCCGAAGTCTTTATCTTCAGCAAACCAGCGAGAATTCCAGTTACGGTTTACAGCGAGACGGAACCCTGTAGGGTGAACTTTTTGACCCATTATGACTCCTTAAGCACCAACTTTAACCACAATGTGGCAAGTTTGCTTCTCAATACGGTTACCACGGCCTTTGGCACGTGCAGAGAATCGCTTCATTGATTGAGCTTTATCAACATAAATTGTTGTTACTCTTAATTCATCAATGTCAGCACCATCATTATGCTCAGCGTTTGCAATAGCAGACTCAAGCGCTTTTTTGATGATACCAGCGGCTTTTTTCTGTGTGAATGTTAAGATATTTAACGCTTGAGCAACTGACTTACCACGGATTAAATCCGCAACAAGGCGAGTTTTTTGCGCTGAAATATGAACACCACGGATAATAGCTGTTGTTTCCATCGCTTACCTCTTAGACTTTTTGTCCGCAGCATGACCTTTAAAAGTACGGGTATGTGCGAATTCGCCTAGTTTATGACCAACCATGTTTTCGTTAACATAAACCGGAACGTGTTGACGGCCGTTATGTACAGCGATTGTCAATCCGATAAAATCAGGAAGGATGGTTGAACGACGCGACCAAGTTTTGATCGGCTTTTTATCTTTACCTTCGATAGCAGCCTCTACCTTTTTGATAAGGTGAGCATCTACGAAAGGACCTTTTTTAATTGAACGTGACATAGTATATTACCGTCCCTTATTTACGCTTACGACGTGAGACAATCATATTGTCTGTACGTTTATTACGGCGAGTTTTGTAACCTTTAGTTGGAGTACCCCATGGGCTCACAGGTTCACGTGCCTCACCAGTACGACCTTCACCACCACCATGTG encodes:
- the rplP gene encoding 50S ribosomal protein L16 encodes the protein MLSPARRKYRKEQKGRNTGLATRGTNVNFGDFGLKATGRGRLTARQIEAARRAMTRHIKRGGRIWIRIFPDKPISQKPAEVRMGNGKGNPEYWVAEIQPGKVLYEMDGVSEELAREAFRLAAAKLPIATTFVTRHLGS
- the rpsC gene encoding 30S ribosomal protein S3, which encodes MGQKVHPTGFRLAVNRNWNSRWFAEDKDFGTMLAEDIRVREYLKRKLKAASVGRVLIERPAKNARITVFSARPGVIIGKGGDDIDSLKSDLQRLMGVPVHVNIEEIRKPELDAQLIADSIAQQLEKRIMFRRAMKRAMQNAMRLGAQGIKVAASGRLNGIEIARTEWYREGRVPLHTLRAIIDYATSEAQTTYGIIGIKVWVYKGDLLPNGEAPAEAPREEERRSRRPRGERTEQRRPRRARKAAPAAEATPAAEGE
- the rplV gene encoding 50S ribosomal protein L22, with product METTAIIRGVHISAQKTRLVADLIRGKSVAQALNILTFTQKKAAGIIKKALESAIANAEHNDGADIDELRVTTIYVDKAQSMKRFSARAKGRGNRIEKQTCHIVVKVGA
- the rpsS gene encoding 30S ribosomal protein S19, translated to MSRSIKKGPFVDAHLIKKVEAAIEGKDKKPIKTWSRRSTILPDFIGLTIAVHNGRQHVPVYVNENMVGHKLGEFAHTRTFKGHAADKKSKR